From the genome of Aphelocoma coerulescens isolate FSJ_1873_10779 unplaced genomic scaffold, UR_Acoe_1.0 HiC_scaffold_97, whole genome shotgun sequence, one region includes:
- the LOC138102654 gene encoding butyrophilin subfamily 2 member A1-like: MENPNQPPLYPKTGGFLSAPKTSVLGIIGDRVVLPCQVGSAPIPEDFSIRWTFHGQSQRIPVSSYDGKDRREELDERYQGRAEFFHRDFRAGNLSLLLRSVQSSDQGSYSCEVSFQNVSREVLVELEVAAIGEAPSVILRSPEKQDLVLSCRASGWFPRPELLWLDRHGKVRRESMTTTATVTPGGLFSIEASLRIQPGSDLEISCRILNRRLNASRESRIRIHDVFLPSISQWLRIFLAVLFLNMALISIVFCQIRGSNKRTMGAGQMKAELDFWEARSHAVPVALDPEARPLDLGDAQDPLRVPVLLARDALRAGKRYWEVELPRERDWALGVLRDGPSLPGPHSRHSRHCWALRASQGQLFSSGSSSRLLREQSQGLSALGVFLDSEEERLEFYDVEQRDLVAGMSLGAGEDPSGKFFPFVSQGEEGTLRIRPVPMPVPL; encoded by the exons AtggaaaacccaaaccaacccccaCTTTACCCTAAAACAGGCGGATTCCTGAGCGCTCCCAAAACTTCCGTCCTCGGAATCATCGGGGACAGGGTGGTCCTGCCCTGCCAGGTGGGATCCGCTCCCATTCCCGAGGATTTCTCCATCCGGTGGACATTTCACGGCCAATCCCAGCGGATCCCCGTGAGCAGCTATGACGGGAAGGATCGAAGGGAGGAGCTGGATGAGCGATATCAGGGCCGGGCGGAATTTTTCCACAGGGACTTCCGAGCTGGGAACTTGTCCCTGCTCCTGAGGAGCGTCCAGAGCTCTGACCAGGGATCCTACAGCTGCGAGgtctcattccagaatgtgtCCCGGGAAGTGCTGGTGGAGCTGGAAGTGGCAG CCATTGGAGAAGCTCCATCCGTGATCCTGCGGAGCCCCGAGAAGCAGGACCTGGTCCTCTCCTGCCGCGCCTCCGGGTGGTTCCCGCGGccggagctgctctggctggacAGACACGGAAAAGTCCGGAGGGAGTCAATGACCACGACGGCCACGGTGACCCCCGGGGGCCTCTTCAGCATCGAGGCTTCCCTGAGGATCCAACCGGGATCCGACCTGGAAATCTCCTGCCGGATCCTCAACCGCCGGCTCAACGCCTCCCGCGAGTCCCGGATCCGCATCCATG ACGTTTTCCTCCCCTCCATCTCCCAGTGGCTGCGGATTTTCCTGGCGGTTTTGTTCCTCAACATGGCCCTGATTTCCATCGTTTTCTGCCAGATCCGGG GGAGCAACAAGAGAACCATGGGCGCAG GTCAGATGAAAGCTGAGCTGG ATTTCTGGGAAGCCCGGAGCCACGCGG TTCCCGTGGCGCTGGATCCCGAGGCGCGGCCCCTGGATCTCGGGGATGCGCAGGATCCGCTCCGGGTGCCGGTGCTGCTGGCGAGGGACGCGCTGCGAGCCGGGAAGCGCTACTGGGAGGTGGAGCTGCCCCGGGAGCGGGACTGGGCGCTGGGAGTGCTGCGGGACGGACCGAGCCTTCCCGGGCCGCATTCCCGGCATTCCCGGCATTGCTGGGCTCTGCGCGCATCCCAGGGACAGCTTTTctccagcggcagcagcagccgcctgctcagggagcagagccaggggctCTCCGCGCTCGGGGTGTTCCTGGACTCGGAGGAAGAGCGGCTGGAATTTTATGACGTGGAGCAGAGGGATCTGGTGGCGGGGATGTCGCTGGGGGCCGGGGAGGATCCCTCGGGAAAGTTCTTCCCGTTTGTATCCCAAGGGGAAGAGGGGACGCTCCGGATCCGCCCGGTGCCGATGCCGGTGCCGCTTTAA